The genomic DNA CGGCATTGCGCCCTGCACGGCCATGGTGCTCGTGTGGGGCTATCTCGCGCGAGGCAACGACGGGCTGACGCTCGTGATGGTGGCCATCAACTCGCTGACCATGCTGGTGCTATACGGCGTGCTGGGCGGATTCCTGCTCGGTGTGGGGCGGCTGCCGGTGCCGTGGCAGGCGCTGCTGTTGTCCATATCAGTCTACGTGGCGCTACCGCTCGTGGCGGGCTACGTCTCGCGCAAATGGATTATCTCGGCCAAGGGCGCGGCGTGGTTCGAGGAGAAGTTCCTGCACGTGCTGACGCCGGTGACCATCATCGCGCTGCTCGTCACGCTCGTGCTGCTGTTCTCGTTCAAGGGCGACGTTATCCTCTCCAACCCGCTGACGATTCTCTGGATCGCCATCCCGTTGTTCATCCAGACCAACCTCATCTTCTGGATCGGCTACGGCCTGGCGAAAGTGCTCAAGCTCAGCTACCGGGACGCCGCCCCCGCGGCCATGATCGGGGCGTCGAACCACTTCGAGGTCGCCATCGCCACGGCGACGATGCTCTTCGGGCTCTCGTCGGGCGCGGCGCTCGCCACCGTCGTCGGCGTGCTCATCGAGGTGCCCGTCATGCTCATGCTCGTGCGCATCTGCCTGCGGACGCGCGGCTGGTTCGGCAGCCCGGCGTGAGTTGCCGACGGCCCGTCTCGCCTGCCTGTCTCTGTCTGATACCGGTGTGATGGTCATCCGTAGAGGTGATCGCATCGGATTGCGGCCTGTTGAAGACCCGATCGCAAGAGGAATGCAGGGAGCCCTGCGGACCTGTCTTGACGCATCCAGGGCAGGGGTTGTTGCGGGACGCTGACAGCGGTCAGGAGATCCGGAGCCCATTCCTGTTCGGGCCCGGTGACTATCATCTCCAGGCCGTGCCACGCTAAGGCAATCGACGCAGGTCATGACGGGTACGGACCTGGTGACGCGGTACGCCTACGACGTGCGCGGCAACCTCAAGACGCTTACCGACCCGGCGAGCCAGGCGACGGCGTTCGCCTACGACCACCGCGACCGGCTTGTGACGACGACCTACGAGGACGACTCGGTCCTGACCTACGAATACGACGCGAACGGGAACTTGATAACAAGAACGGGCCGCGACGACCAAGTGACCGAGTACGTCTACGACGACCTCGACCGGCTGCTGCACGTCAAGTACATGAACGAATCGACGTCGGCCGTCGAGCGCTGCATCGTGCTCGGCTACGACGACGTCGGGCGCATGACGTCGGCCATCGTCAAGACGGGCGACCCGGACACGGGCACCGAGGTGAGCCGCATCGAGCGCGACTACAACGCGGTGGGCTGGCTGACGGCCGAGCGCCAGACGCTGGGCGCCGACGAGAAAGAGGTTCTCTACTCAGCGTTCGACGATAACGGTGCGGTGACCGAGCTGAGCGACTCGACCGGCGCTCTTTCTCAGGCCTACGAATACGACGCCTGGGGCATCGCCACCGTCTACGACCCCGACCACGCCTCGCGGAACCCGTACATGTACACCGGGCAGCGCTGGGACGCGGCCCTCGGCCTCTACTACTATCGCGCCCGCCACTACGCGCCACAACTGGGCCGCTTCATGCAGACCGACCCCGCCGGCTACGGCGACGGAA from Verrucomicrobiota bacterium includes the following:
- the arsB gene encoding ACR3 family arsenite efflux transporter produces the protein MEEAARGKGLSVFERYLTVWIIVCIGAGIMLGKLAPGVARTLDAMAISVNGAPVVSIPIAVCLFFMMYPIMVKIDFAEVVKAGKSGKPVGLTLFVNWAIKPFTMYAIAVFFLGTLFYTLIGPDAVDYVKAPFGLDLPVGAQHGAGTVVMHEGARMLEVPLWRSYLAGCILLGIAPCTAMVLVWGYLARGNDGLTLVMVAINSLTMLVLYGVLGGFLLGVGRLPVPWQALLLSISVYVALPLVAGYVSRKWIISAKGAAWFEEKFLHVLTPVTIIALLVTLVLLFSFKGDVILSNPLTILWIAIPLFIQTNLIFWIGYGLAKVLKLSYRDAAPAAMIGASNHFEVAIATATMLFGLSSGAALATVVGVLIEVPVMLMLVRICLRTRGWFGSPA